A window of Streptomyces profundus genomic DNA:
TGTCGCCGAGCCGGGCCGAGCCGGCGGATATGGAGTCGAGCCCGGCCATGCAGTGCATCAGGGTGGACTTGCCTGAGCCCGAGGGCCCCATGATCGCGGTGAACTCGGCCTTGCGGAAGGCGACATCGACCTGGTCGAGGGCGAGCACCCGGGTCTCGTCGGTGCCGTAGACCTTGGTCAGACCGATGGCGCGAGCCGCCACCGCGTCGGTCGAATCGGTGTGCTGGGCGGGCTCGATCGGTGGCACGGCGTACTCCAGCCTGGACGGGGGAAGGACTTCTCCATCCTGGTCCGAAACCTCGCGTTCGTGATCCCTCCGGTCGTCGGGTTCTTCCCCTTCCTCGGAGGGATCGGTGCGCGTGGCCGTCCTACTTGAGGAGGAGATGTCCCTGAGTGCGCGCAAGGATGCGGAGGGTTGATTTGCGTCATTCCTCGATCACCCCTCGTAGGGCTCGCTCCCCGAAAGGCGCCTGTAAGCGCGTCATCGAACGCTGACGCGCCGTCAGCAGCTCATAAAATCAGACAACATCGCTCTGGGGCACCGGTGTTCGGGTCGAATCCGGCGGATAAGCTCGGAGGAATCCCAAGGCGCGTTGGCGCCCGGTACGGCTGGGGGATCTGTGCCCGGATGGTGGAATGCAGACACGGTGAGCTTAAAACTCGCTGGCCTTAGGGCCGTGCCGGTTCAAGTCCGGCTCCGGGCACCCAGAGCCTTCCCCGGCCCCGTCGCGCCGCTCGCCGAGCGCGGTACCGCGCGGGCCCGGCTCCCCTGAGGGGCGAGCGGGCTTCATCGAGGGGTGGGAACAACGAGGCTCTTCCAGTAGTTTCCCAGGGTGCACTACCGTGCGGACTTTGCTAACGCATTACTCTGGTAGGCAAAGCCGTGCCGTGCGGCCATGGAGGAGTGAGATGAGGAGCAGCAACCCGGTCTTCACGCGTCGGGGGTTCAGTCGGGACGGCGGCTACGCCGGCTTCAACGCCGGACCGCAGCCGCAGACCGGGAATCCGCACGCGGGGAGCCCCGCCAACCCGTACGCGCCGCAGCCGGGGAACCCGTATGCGCCGCAGCCGCAGGTGGGCCCCGACGGCGGATACGCCCCCGTTACGCCCACCCGTCCTGGCGTGATGACGATCGACAGTGTCGTCTCGCGCACCGCGATCACGTTGGGCACGGTGGTCGCCGCCGCCGCTGTGGCCTGGGTCGCCGACCTGCCGCTTGGCCTGGGCATCGTCTTCGCCCTGGTGGCCATGGGCCTCGGCCTCTGGCAGTCGTTCAAGCGTGAGCCCTCGCCGCCGCTGATCCTGGCCTACGCCGTCACCGAGGGCCTCTTCCTCGGCGCGATCAGCAGCGCGATCAACGCCGCCGCCCCCGGCGCCGCCATGCAGGCGGTGATCGGCACGATGGCCGTCTTCGCCGGTGTGCTGTTCATGTACAAGCAGCGCATCATCCGCGTCACCGCGCGCTTCACCCAGTTCGTACTCGCCGCCGCGCTGGGCTTCGTCCTGCTCTCCGCGGTCAACCTGATCGTCCTGATGATCGGTGGCGGCAACGGCCTGGGCCTGCGCGACGGGATGCTCGGTGTCGCCTTCGGCGTCATCGGCATCATCCTGGGCGCCTGCTTCCTCGCCCTCGACTTCAAGATGGTCGAGGACGGCATCGCCTACGGCGCCCCGGAGAAGGAGTCCTGGCTGGCCGCCTTCGGCCTGACCCTGACCCTGGTCTGGATCTACCTGGAGTTCCTGCGGCTGATCGCCATCCTCCAGGGCGACTGAGCACCCCCCACCGCGTCTTTCGGCGGTGGGACGCCAACGGCGCCGGGCCCCGACGAGAGAACTCGTGGGGGCCCGGCGCCGTTCCGGGGGCCCGGTCACAGATGGGTGGTGAACCACTCCTCGACCTCGGACAGCAGGCGCAGCCGGCTCTCCTCGTCCTGGATGGTGTGGCCCTCGCCGGCCAGCTCCACGAGCCGGGTGGTGGCCCCGGCCGCCGACAGCGCGCGGTGCATCCGCCGGCTGTGGCCCACCTCGACCTTGCTGTCCTCGGTGCCGTGCACCAGCAGGGTCGCCGTGCTGGCCCCAACGGCCCTGTGCAGTGGTGAGACGGCGTCGTAGGGCGCGTCGTCGCTGAGGTCGGCGCCGGGGAAGAACCCGCGCCAGGCGGGCCCGAGGCGGGGGCTGCGGACCAGCGCCGCCATGTCGTAGATGCCCGCGCCGATGGCCGCGGCCCGGAAGCGGTTGGTGCGGGTCAGCGCCCAGCCCGCCAGATAGGCCCCGTAGCTCCAGCCGCCCACGCCGAGACGCGCCGGATCGGCGAGGCCAGCGGCCACCAGCTGGTCGACGCCGGCCAGGGTGTCGGCGAGCGGCAGCTCGGCCAGATCGCCACGGACGGCGTGGGTGTACGCCCAGTCCCGGCCGGTCGAGCCCCGGACGTTCGGGCAGAGCACCGCGAAGCCCCGGGCGGCGAGCAGCTGGCCCCAGTCGCTCCAGGAGCCGTGCCAGCCGTGGTGCCAGTGGTGGTGCGGGCCGCCGTGCAGCAGCACCACCGTGGGCAGCGCCAGGTCGGGCGGCGCGTCCGACGGCCGGATCAGCAGCCCGTCGACGCGTCGTCCGTCCCTGGCGCCCGGCCAGTGGATCTCCGCGACCCGTCCCAGCCGCTCGGTCCGCAGCGGCGGATGCGTCCGGGAGACCCGGCGGGCCGTGGGGCGGTCGAGGGAGAGGCTCCAGAGCTCCGGCGGCGCGGTGGGGCGCTGTGCCCGGAAGGCGATCGTGCCGCTCTCCGGCGCCACATCGAACCCGGGGTACGCACAGCCGGTCTCCACAAGCTCCCGCGCGCCCCCGGCGCGCGCCCCCGTCCGGTTGGGCGGGGGCACCTGGCGCAGCACGCCACGGACCCGGTGGAACGCCTGGACCAGGACGTCGTCGCCGCACCAGCGGGCCGCCAGCACGGTGCCGGGGCCCACGTCGGGCACCGGCCGGCCCTCGCCGGTGGCGAGATCGTGCCACCACAGGGAACAGCGGCCGTCCCCGTCGTCGTGCCCGTAGAGCACGCGGCGTCCGTCGGCCGACAGGTCGAGCAGCCGTTCCCGGCTGCCGGGCGCGCGGGCCTCGGCGGAGAGGAGCTCCGGCCCTCCGGGGAGCAGCCGCAACAGCGCGGGGCCGGCCTGGTCGGCCTGGTCGGCCTGGTGCGCGAGGTGCGCGACCACCACCACCCCGCCGTCCGGTGCGGCGGCGAGATCCCGCACATCGAGGTCGTCGCCGCTGATCTCCCGGCAGGCGCCGGTGTGTTGATCGACGGACACCACCCGGCCGCGTCCCGCCGCGCGGCGCAGCAGCAGGCAGGCCGTGGCCGTGGGGTGCAGCTGGCCGAGCTCCCCGGTGGGGAACGGCAGCCGGTGCTCGGTGTGCGGGCCGCCGGGCGGGCCGGCCAGTGTCAGGACGGCCTCGCCCGACGGGCCGGCCGCGAGCCAGGCGAGCCGCCCGTCCGGCAGCCAACGCGGCTGGACGTCCAGGACGTTCGTGGCCAGCGCCCGGCCCTCGGGCGGTCCGGAGGGGCCGTGCCAGCGCACCTCCCGACGGCCGCCCCGGTCGATGAGGGCGCAGACCGAGGCGCCGTCGGGCGAGAGCGCCGGCGGGCCGACCTCGGCCAGCCGGGCGAGGAGCCCGGCGGTCACATCGGTGCCGGTGGGCGCCGGCGGGAGGGCGGTGGGCAGGGTCACGGTCGGAGTCCTCACTGGCCGAGCAACGTCGTTTCGACATCGTCCAGGATCAGCTGGTTGGCCTGCGGCGATCCGCAGTTGAACCACCAGTCCGTGGAGACGACCGCCGTGTCGCCGCGCTCGACGGCGCCGAGGCGCTCCCAGAGCGGCTGGGCCGAGACGGTGTCGAACGCGGCCTCGGCGTCCTCCGGATTGCTGCCGGCGGCGCCGATCAGGTAGAAGACGAAGCTGGAGTCCGCCTGGGTCAGCTGCTCGGCGCCGACCTGGAGCGCGTTCTCCCCCTCCGGGGTCTCGTCGGCGCCCTGGAGGGTGAAGCCCAGGTCGCCCAGGACGCGGGTGGAGCAGTGGTCGGTGTAGACGCGGATGTCCTCGACCGAGCGGAACTGGAGCACGGTGACCGGCTCGTCGGTGACCCCGGTGTCCGCCAGCCGCGCCGCCATCTCCTCGGTACGGGCCGCGTAGTCGGCCAGCGCCACCTCGACCGCCTCCGAGATGCCCATCGCGTCGGCGGCGAGCCGGACCGTCTCCTCCCAGTTGGCGTGGTCGAGCGGCAGCGCGACGGTCGGGGCGATGGCGGACAGCTCGTCGTGGACGGGCTCGACGAACGACTCGACGCCCACGATCAGATCCGGCTCCAGCGCGTGGATGCCGGCGATGTCCAACTCGGTGAACCAGCCGACGTTCTCGGTGCCCTCGACCCGCGCCGCGTTGACGAACGGCGGGTGCGGGTCGCCGAACGGGAGGTGCGAGGTGCCGACGATCTCGACGTCGCCGAGGGCCGCCGTGGGAAGCGAGAAGTAGGGGTCGAGCGCGACGACCCTGGTCGGCTGGGCCGGCACGTCCTCGGCGACGCCAAGGGCGTGCTCGATGTCCCGCACCGACGACGAGGCGTCGTCCGAGGAGCCCTCCGCGGTGGTGTCGGTGTCGGAGCCGTTGTCGTCGTCGGAGCCCGAGCAGCCGGCGGCGCCCAGCAGGGCCAGGAAGGAGAGGCCGACGACCAGCCGGCGGGCGCGGCGGCCTCCGGACGGTCGGGACGGGGTGGCGGCACTGGACATGGGTTCTCCTTGGTCGTAGGGGGACGGAAGGGGGGCGCGGCCGTCACGAGAGCTCCTCGACGGCGCCGGCGGCGTCGCCGGGCACGGTCCGGCCGGGTCGGCGGCGTTCGGGTACGAACAGCGGGCGGCCGGTCACCGGATCGGTCAGGATGCGACAGTCCAGGTCGAAGACCGTTTGGACGAAGTCCTCGGTGACCACGGTCTCGGGAGCACCCTCGGCCAGCACCTGGCCGTCCCGCAGCGCCACCAGGTGGTGGGCGTGCCGGCACGCCTGGTTGAGGTCGTGCAGCACGACCACGATGGTGCGGTCGCCCCGGTCGTGCAGCTCTTCGAGCAGCTCCATGATCTCCACCTGGTACGCCACGTCCAGATAGGTGGTGGGCTCGTCCAGCAGCAGCACATCGGTCTCCTGCGCGATCGCCATGGCGATCCACACCCGCTGCCGCTGGCCGCCGGACAGCTCGTCCACATAGCGCCCGCGCAGCGATTCGGCGCCGGTGTCGCGCAGCGCCCCGGCCACCGCCGCCTCGTCCCGCTCCGACCACTGCGCCAGCCAACTCTGGTGCGGATAGCGGCCCCTGGCCACCAGGTCCTCCACCAGCAGCCCGGTGGGCGTCGCCGGGCTCTGCGCCAGCAGGCCGACCTGACGGGCCAGTTCCTTGGGCGGCAGCCGCCAGATGGAGCGTCCGTCGAGCAGGACCGTGCCGGCGGTCGGGCGCTGGAGCCGTGCGAGCGCCCGCAGCAGGGTCGACTTGCCACAGCCGTTGGGGCCGACGAGCGCCGTGATACGACCCGGCGGGATCGTCAGGTCGAGACCGTCGATCACCGGCGCGCCCTCGTAGGCGACGCTCGCCTCACGCACCTCAAGCAGGCCCATGTCAGGCCACCTCCCCATGGCGGTTGGCTCGGATCAGCAGATAGAGGAAGTAGGGGCCGCCCAGCAGCGGGGTGACCACGCCCAGCGGAAGGGTCACCGGGAAGGCGTGTTGGGCGATCAGGTCGGAGCCCAGCACCAGCGCCGCGCCGACCGCCATGGCCACCGGCAGCACCTCGGGGGTGTCCGCCCGGCACAGCCGCCGCGCCAGATGCGGCGCCAGAAAGGCCACAAAGGCGATCGGCCCGCAGACCGCCACCGCCCCCGCGGCCAGCAGCGTCGCGGTGACCAGCGCCGCGGCCCGGGTGGCGGTGGTCCGCACCCCGACGGAACGGGCCGCCTCCTCGCCGAGGCGGAGCGCCACCAGCGGCCGGCGCAGCGCCAGCGCGAGCGGCACCAGCAGGGCCAGCGTGACGCCGAGGAAGAGCGCCCGGTCGGAGTCAGCCCCGTAGAGCGAGCCGATCATCCACACCGTGGCGGCCTGCACCTGCTCGATATCGCCCTGGACCAGGGTGAAGGCGACGCCAGCCCGGCACAGCGCGTCGACGCCGATCCCGACCAGCACCAGACGGTAGGGCGACAGGCCACGGCCACGCGAGCAGAGCACCACCAGCAGCGCGGCGAGCAGCGCGCCGAGGAAGGCGCCATAGGGCAGGCTTGACCAGGAGCCGCCGAAGAGCACGAGGAAGCCCACCGCGACCAGGGCCGCGCCGCTGTTGACGCCGAGGATGTCGGGGGAGACCAGCGGATTGCGGGCGAAGCTCTGGAAGAGCGCCCCCGAGAGCCCCAGGGCCGCGCCGACCGCCAGCGCGCAGAGCACCCGGGGCAGCACGAACTCCCAGACCACCAGCCGCTCCCCGGCGTCGCCGCCGCCGGTCAGCGTGCGCACCACATCGCCCAGGTCGAGGCGCGGCGCGCCCAGCGTCACCCCGTACAGGGCGGTCAGGCAGAGCAGCGGCACGGCGCAGCCGACGACCAGCAGCGCCCTGGGGCGGAGCCGGCGGGAGAGGCCCCCCGCGCGGCCGAGACGCAGAACGAGCGGACGGTTCATCGCTTCACCTCTCCATCCGTCAGGTCGCCACCAGGCGGCGGCGCCGGGCGAGAAGCAGGAAGACCGGGGCGCCGACCACCGCCGTGCAGACGCCGACGAGGATCTCCCGGGGGGCCAGCAGCGACCGCGCGACGATGTCGGCGGCCACCATCAGGGCCGCGCCGTAGAGCGCGCAGTAGGCGAGCAGCCAGCGGTAGTCGTTGCCGGTGACCAGCCGCGCCATGTGCGGCACCACCAGGCCGACGAACGCGATCGGGCCGGCCAGGGCGACCGCGCCGCCGGCCAGCAGCACCACGGCCACCGCCAGCAGCAGCCGCAGCCGCGCCACCCGCAGGCCCAGCGCCCGCGCCTGGTCCTCACCGAGCACCAACACGTTCACCGCGCGGGCCGCGCCGGCGGCGATCACCAGACCCAGCAGCACATGGGGCAGGACCGGCCAGAGCACATCGAGGCCGCGCCCCGCGAGGGAGCCGACCATCCAGAACCGCATCTGGTCCAGGCTCCGTTGGTCGAGCACCAGGATCGTCGAGGTCACCGAGGAGAAGAGCGCGGCCAGCACCGCGCCCGCCAGGGTGACCTTGACCGGCGTCATGCCGCCCGCCCCGGCGGCGCCGACGGCGTAGACCGCGACGGCGGCCAACGCCGCGCCGCCGAACGCGAACCACACATAGCCGGCGGGGGTGGCGACGCCGAACGCCAGGATGGCGGTCACCACCGCCAGACAGGCGCCGGCGTTCACCCCGAGGATGCCGGGGTCGGCCAGCGGGTTGCGGGTGACGGCCTGCATCAGCGCCCCGGCCGTGGCCAGCGCGGCGCCCACGGTCATCGCGAGGGCGAGGCGGGGCAGCCGGATGCCGCTGACCCGCGCGTGCTGGACGGTGTCCTCGGCGCCGGCCAGCGCCTGCCAGACGGTGCCGGGGCCGATGAACTCGCTGCCCACCATCAGGCCGCAGGCCAGCAGGGCCGGTAGCAGCAGCAGCCCGAGGAGCAGGCCGATGACGCGGGCACTTCGCGTCGGTGGGGTTCTTCGCGTCGGTGGGGTTCTTCGCGGACTTCGCGTTTGGAGAGTCTTCTCAGCGGCTGCCGTCTGGGCGGGGCGCGCCGGCCGCGCCGGCATGTCGCGATCCCCCACAGCGCACATGCGCTAGTCCCCCCGGTTGAAACAGAGTTAAGGCAAGGCTTACCTTAACGGCTCCGCCGGGGTGTCGCAGCGCCGGTGCTTCGCGTAAGTGAACAACCGGTGAGGGGGTTTGGGGCGGAGTGCCCAGGCTGCCGGGTTTTCGTCGCGCGGGCCTCAGACGTGGAACGCCGCCAACACCGCCAGCGCCTCGGCCAGTTCGCGCCGGGCGCGGCCCTCGTCCGGCGCCTGCTGGATGGCGCGGGCGAGATCGTGGCCCGTCACCGCGATCTGGTCGCCCACCGCCCACGGGCCGGCGTCGGGGACGCGCCGGGTTCCGCCGTAGGGGCGCTCCAGCAGCTGGGCCCTGCGGGTGAGTTCGTCGGCCAGCGCCCGGCCCTCGGCCGCCGCGCCGCGCCGCAGGCGGCTCTCCGGCAGCCGCCGCACCCGCTCGACGGCCCGCTCCAGCGCCGCTTCCAGCTGGCCCGTGTCCACCGTGGTCATGATCGCTTCCCCGCCCTCGTGGGGTCGGAGCATCCCACGAGCCGGGCCCCCGTCAGTCGCCGGCCTTGGACGAGGCCACCACGCGGTCGGCCAGCAGGTAGACGTTCTCCTCGTCGCCGCAGGAGAACGTCAGCGTGTAGGCGCCCGAGACGGCGGAGCCGCCCATCAGCACCGGGGGTTCGCCGCAGCGCAGGGATTCGGCCAGCCGTTCGGCGGCCTCCTGGTGGCTGGGGCTGAGGCAGAGCGTGGTGCCGTCGGCGAAGAGGAACACGTCCAACGTGCCCAGCGGCCCGGGACGCACATCGGTCAGCGGGACGCGGGACTCGGCGAGCCGGGAGAGCCGGTCGGCCGTGTACCCCGGATCGTGGGGGCGCGGACGCCCACCCGACGCGGAGCGGTCCACGGGCTCCCCCGAGAGCGTGAAGCCGGGGTGCGAGGGGTGCCGGCGGCGGGCGGCGGCCAGCTCGGGCGACTCCTCGCCGTCCTGGTCGCGCGGCGACTGCGGCGGCGGCTCGACGAGGCCCTCCCCGGCGTCCAGGGGTCCCTCGTCCTCCTGGCGCGGGATGAAGACGGCGCCCTCGCCGGCGTTCGGCGGCAGCGCGGAGTCGCTCAGCAGATAGCGCTCCAGCAGCGCGTCCAGCAGCTCCTCGTCCGCGTCGGCCACCACATAGCTCAGGCCCCGGCCGGCCAGCAGCGACCCCGGGCCCTGATCCTCCTTGGCGTCCTGCTCGGCCCAGTACGCCCGGGCCTCGGCCAGCTCGCGCTCCCGCTCGTCGGCCAGCGCCCTGGCGACGGCACCCCGGATCTGCTCGGGTGGCAACTCCGCTCTCGCCTCCGGCACCCCGGCCTGGCCGACGGCCACTTCGGAGCGCAGCTCGGCCACCTCCTCGCGCAGCGCGCGCACGGTGTACAGGGCCAGGGCGCCCAGGGCTACGGCGGTGCCTGAGGTCACCAGCAGGATGACGGATATGGCGCTCACGGACTCGCTCCCAGTGCTGTTGGTCCCTGACTTCTTATCCCAGGTTTCCGGGGCGCGGACACGGCGTGCAGTGCAAAACGTCATGAAGTGGACAGGTATTTGGTCCTTTACGCGCCCCCCTGAAGTCCCTGACCTGCGATTCCATCGCGTGGACCGGCGTGGATCACATCCCGGGCCCGCTTCGGTATCGCCCGGATATACCGACCGGCGGACGCCCTTACGCCGGCGTGCGCCCCCCGGCGGAGTGCTCTGGAGGGGCGCCTGGGTCAGCTGAGGCGCTCCAGCACCATGGCCATGCCCTGCCCGCCCCCCACGCACATGGTCTCAAGACCGAACTGCTTGTCGTGCCAGCTCAGCGAGTTGATCAACGTGGAGGTGATCCGGGCGCCCGTCATGCCGAACGGGTGGCCGACGGCGATGGCGCCACCGTTCACGTTGAGCCGGTCGATGTCGATGCCGAGCTCGCGGTAGGAGGGGATCACCTGCGCGGCGAACGCCTCGTTGATCTCCACCAGATCGATGTCGTCGACCGTCAGCCCGGCGTTGGCCAGCGCGCGTCGGGACGCCTCGACCGGCCCAAGACCCATGATCTCGGGCGAGAGCCCGGAGACGCCCGTGGCGACCACCCGGGCCAGCGGTGTGATGCCCAGCTCCCTGGCCCTGGTGTCGGACATCACCACCAGGGCCGCCGCCCCGTCGTTCAGCGGGCAGCAGTTGCCGGCCGTGACCAGGCCGTCCGGGCGGAAGACGGGCCGCAGCGCGGCGACCGCGTCCAGCGTGACCCCGGCGCGCGGGCCGTCGTCCGCGCTGACCACCGTGCCGTCCGGGGTGGTGACCGGGGTGATCTCCCGCTGCCAGAAGCCGTCGGCGATGGCGCGCTCGGCGAGGTTCTGCGAGCGCACCCCGAAGGCGTCCATCTCGGCGCGGCTGATCCCCTTGTGGCGGGCGAGGTTCTCCGCCGTCTGCCCCATCGCGACGTAGACGTCGGGCAGTTGGCCGTCCTCGCGCGGATCGTGCCAGCCCTCGCCGCCGTGCTCGGCGCGCCGCGCGGTGCGGGCCTCGGCCTCGGCGAAGAGCGGGTTGTGCGTCTCGGGAGCCTCCCTGACCAGCCGGGAGACCGTCTCGACGCCGGCCGAGACGAAGACGTCGCCCTCGCCGGCCCGGATCGCGTGCATCGCCATCCGGGTGGTCTGGAGCGAGGAGGCGCAGTAGCGGGTGATGGTGCAGCCGGGCAGCCGGTCGAGCCCGAGCTGGACGGCCACCACCCGGCCGAGGTTGCTTCCCTGCTCGCCGGAGGGGGTGCCGCAGCCGAGCATCAGATCGTCGATATCGGCCGGATCCAGCTGGGGCACCTGATCCAGCGCGGCGCGCACCACCTGCGCCGTCAGGTCATCCGGGCGCAACTCCTTGAGCGAGCCCTTGGCCGCGCGTCCGATGGGCGAGCGGGCCGCTGAGACGATGACTGCTTCGGGCACGGCTTCCTCCGGGGACGGACCGTCCTCCGCGGGACGGTGTGGCGAGACGGGCGGGTGCCGGTGTGGCGCGCCCTCCCCCGAAGTTACCCGCAGGTAGTCGCCCTGTCACGGGCTCGCCTGCCGGCTCCGTCCCGTCCCGCGCGCCCGCGACGCCGTCTCGCTCGCCCCACCGGGCTCCCGCACGCCCTCGGGCGCCTCCTGGGGCAGCGCGCGCCGGCGGTGGCGCTTGAGGAGCGCCCAGGGCGCGCGTCGGTTGCCGCGCTCCGCCGAGCTGACCTCCGTGCCCCCTTCGAGCACCGCGCGCGCCGCCGCCCGATCCACCGGGAGCAGCCGCTCGCGGCGCGGCAGCCCCGGGCGCCGCTCCTCCGGCCAGACGCCCAACGCGGCGCAGAGCGTGGGCAGTACGGCCATAGCCGCGGTGGCGTAGCCGGCCGCCGACGGGTGGTAGCGGTCCGGGCCGAACAACTCGCGCGGATAGGCGGCGAACTCGGGGCCCAGCAGCGTGCCCAGCGAGACCGTGCGCCCTCCGAGCTCCACCACCGCGATGGTCTGGGCCGCGGCCAACTGCCGGCAGAGCCGCCGGGCCACCCAGCGCAACGGCTGCCCGACCGGCTCGACCGAACCCAGATCCGGGCAGGTGCCCACCACCACCTGACAGCCGGCGGTGCGCAACCGGGAGACCGCGTCGGAGAGATGGCGCACCGACTGCGCCGGCGAGACCCGCCCGGTGATGTCGTTGGCGCCGATCATCACCACGCTCACATCCGGCACCGGGGCCCGCCCCGGCTCCGTGAGCAGCAGCGACACCTGACGCTCCAGATCGTGGGACCTGGCCCCGGAGAGCGCCACGCTGTGCAGTTCGACCGGACGCTCGGAGACGGCGGCCAGGCCCGAGGCCAACAGCGCCCCCGGCGTCTGGCGCGCCTGGTCGACGCCGAGCCCGGCGGCCGTGGAGTCGCCCAGGATGGCCAGCCGCCAGGGCACGCCGTTCGACGGGGCGAAGGCCGTGCCGTACACGCCGTCGGCCACCGGCGGTTCGTCGCTGCCGG
This region includes:
- a CDS encoding Bax inhibitor-1/YccA family protein, whose amino-acid sequence is MRSSNPVFTRRGFSRDGGYAGFNAGPQPQTGNPHAGSPANPYAPQPGNPYAPQPQVGPDGGYAPVTPTRPGVMTIDSVVSRTAITLGTVVAAAAVAWVADLPLGLGIVFALVAMGLGLWQSFKREPSPPLILAYAVTEGLFLGAISSAINAAAPGAAMQAVIGTMAVFAGVLFMYKQRIIRVTARFTQFVLAAALGFVLLSAVNLIVLMIGGGNGLGLRDGMLGVAFGVIGIILGACFLALDFKMVEDGIAYGAPEKESWLAAFGLTLTLVWIYLEFLRLIAILQGD
- a CDS encoding S9 family peptidase — protein: MTLPTALPPAPTGTDVTAGLLARLAEVGPPALSPDGASVCALIDRGGRREVRWHGPSGPPEGRALATNVLDVQPRWLPDGRLAWLAAGPSGEAVLTLAGPPGGPHTEHRLPFPTGELGQLHPTATACLLLRRAAGRGRVVSVDQHTGACREISGDDLDVRDLAAAPDGGVVVVAHLAHQADQADQAGPALLRLLPGGPELLSAEARAPGSRERLLDLSADGRRVLYGHDDGDGRCSLWWHDLATGEGRPVPDVGPGTVLAARWCGDDVLVQAFHRVRGVLRQVPPPNRTGARAGGARELVETGCAYPGFDVAPESGTIAFRAQRPTAPPELWSLSLDRPTARRVSRTHPPLRTERLGRVAEIHWPGARDGRRVDGLLIRPSDAPPDLALPTVVLLHGGPHHHWHHGWHGSWSDWGQLLAARGFAVLCPNVRGSTGRDWAYTHAVRGDLAELPLADTLAGVDQLVAAGLADPARLGVGGWSYGAYLAGWALTRTNRFRAAAIGAGIYDMAALVRSPRLGPAWRGFFPGADLSDDAPYDAVSPLHRAVGASTATLLVHGTEDSKVEVGHSRRMHRALSAAGATTRLVELAGEGHTIQDEESRLRLLSEVEEWFTTHL
- a CDS encoding iron-siderophore ABC transporter substrate-binding protein, producing the protein MSSAATPSRPSGGRRARRLVVGLSFLALLGAAGCSGSDDDNGSDTDTTAEGSSDDASSSVRDIEHALGVAEDVPAQPTRVVALDPYFSLPTAALGDVEIVGTSHLPFGDPHPPFVNAARVEGTENVGWFTELDIAGIHALEPDLIVGVESFVEPVHDELSAIAPTVALPLDHANWEETVRLAADAMGISEAVEVALADYAARTEEMAARLADTGVTDEPVTVLQFRSVEDIRVYTDHCSTRVLGDLGFTLQGADETPEGENALQVGAEQLTQADSSFVFYLIGAAGSNPEDAEAAFDTVSAQPLWERLGAVERGDTAVVSTDWWFNCGSPQANQLILDDVETTLLGQ
- a CDS encoding ABC transporter ATP-binding protein: MGLLEVREASVAYEGAPVIDGLDLTIPPGRITALVGPNGCGKSTLLRALARLQRPTAGTVLLDGRSIWRLPPKELARQVGLLAQSPATPTGLLVEDLVARGRYPHQSWLAQWSERDEAAVAGALRDTGAESLRGRYVDELSGGQRQRVWIAMAIAQETDVLLLDEPTTYLDVAYQVEIMELLEELHDRGDRTIVVVLHDLNQACRHAHHLVALRDGQVLAEGAPETVVTEDFVQTVFDLDCRILTDPVTGRPLFVPERRRPGRTVPGDAAGAVEELS
- a CDS encoding FecCD family ABC transporter permease; amino-acid sequence: MNRPLVLRLGRAGGLSRRLRPRALLVVGCAVPLLCLTALYGVTLGAPRLDLGDVVRTLTGGGDAGERLVVWEFVLPRVLCALAVGAALGLSGALFQSFARNPLVSPDILGVNSGAALVAVGFLVLFGGSWSSLPYGAFLGALLAALLVVLCSRGRGLSPYRLVLVGIGVDALCRAGVAFTLVQGDIEQVQAATVWMIGSLYGADSDRALFLGVTLALLVPLALALRRPLVALRLGEEAARSVGVRTTATRAAALVTATLLAAGAVAVCGPIAFVAFLAPHLARRLCRADTPEVLPVAMAVGAALVLGSDLIAQHAFPVTLPLGVVTPLLGGPYFLYLLIRANRHGEVA
- a CDS encoding iron ABC transporter permease, which codes for MCAVGDRDMPARPARPAQTAAAEKTLQTRSPRRTPPTRRTPPTRSARVIGLLLGLLLLPALLACGLMVGSEFIGPGTVWQALAGAEDTVQHARVSGIRLPRLALAMTVGAALATAGALMQAVTRNPLADPGILGVNAGACLAVVTAILAFGVATPAGYVWFAFGGAALAAVAVYAVGAAGAGGMTPVKVTLAGAVLAALFSSVTSTILVLDQRSLDQMRFWMVGSLAGRGLDVLWPVLPHVLLGLVIAAGAARAVNVLVLGEDQARALGLRVARLRLLLAVAVVLLAGGAVALAGPIAFVGLVVPHMARLVTGNDYRWLLAYCALYGAALMVAADIVARSLLAPREILVGVCTAVVGAPVFLLLARRRRLVAT
- a CDS encoding acetyl-CoA C-acetyltransferase; its protein translation is MPEAVIVSAARSPIGRAAKGSLKELRPDDLTAQVVRAALDQVPQLDPADIDDLMLGCGTPSGEQGSNLGRVVAVQLGLDRLPGCTITRYCASSLQTTRMAMHAIRAGEGDVFVSAGVETVSRLVREAPETHNPLFAEAEARTARRAEHGGEGWHDPREDGQLPDVYVAMGQTAENLARHKGISRAEMDAFGVRSQNLAERAIADGFWQREITPVTTPDGTVVSADDGPRAGVTLDAVAALRPVFRPDGLVTAGNCCPLNDGAAALVVMSDTRARELGITPLARVVATGVSGLSPEIMGLGPVEASRRALANAGLTVDDIDLVEINEAFAAQVIPSYRELGIDIDRLNVNGGAIAVGHPFGMTGARITSTLINSLSWHDKQFGLETMCVGGGQGMAMVLERLS
- a CDS encoding SGNH/GDSL hydrolase family protein, which gives rise to MSRARVARRIATAAAYGGGGISLLGGAAVGLLLTEARYARRQVVDGAGSDEPPVADGVYGTAFAPSNGVPWRLAILGDSTAAGLGVDQARQTPGALLASGLAAVSERPVELHSVALSGARSHDLERQVSLLLTEPGRAPVPDVSVVMIGANDITGRVSPAQSVRHLSDAVSRLRTAGCQVVVGTCPDLGSVEPVGQPLRWVARRLCRQLAAAQTIAVVELGGRTVSLGTLLGPEFAAYPRELFGPDRYHPSAAGYATAAMAVLPTLCAALGVWPEERRPGLPRRERLLPVDRAAARAVLEGGTEVSSAERGNRRAPWALLKRHRRRALPQEAPEGVREPGGASETASRARGTGRSRQASP